One Hyphomicrobium sp. CS1GBMeth3 DNA window includes the following coding sequences:
- a CDS encoding thioredoxin domain-containing protein yields the protein MSRNRLGDETSPYLLQHRDNPVHWWAWGPEALAEAKRTGKPILLSIGYSACHWCHVMAHESFEDEVTARVMNDHFVSIKVDREERPDIDAIYMGALHRLGQQGGWPLTMFLDSEARPFWGGTYFPKVPTFGRPSFVDVLERLSDIYRNEPEKVAGNADALMKSLAEQSDRGAGPRVTDQILREVTMRLARAVDPVHGGIAGAPKFPQWSFFWLLWRGAIRYRHEPAKAAVVKTLERMTMGGIYDHLGGGFARYSVDELWLVPHFEKMLYDNALLIDLMTEVWRETQSPLLAERIAETVDWIAREMVVEGGGFASALDADSEGEEGKFYVWTPEEIDEVLGPDDGAVFKQAYDVTPEGNFEGHTILNRLHAEGLGTPDEEARLRKLRAKLLAARSKRVRPGWDDKVLADWNGLMIAALARAGVVLDRSPWVTMARQAFTFVTEKMTVSGRLLHSVRHGAGRAPATATDYANMIWAALRLYQATGETGYLEQAVRWVEILDEHYWAKDVAGYFTAADDTRDVIVRLRTATDDATPSANATMVSNLAAIGTVTGEQRYFERAGSILEAFSSDLAQNLGGHTGLLGAAIDVLAPQLVVLIEGEEMSGESLNKVLKQLSVPGAIELGTKGSVGDIGPSALRGKSADAGRATAYLCSGPQCSLPITSRNALRQLIIDQRSIV from the coding sequence ATGAGCCGCAACCGCCTGGGTGACGAGACGAGCCCATACCTTCTCCAGCACCGCGACAACCCGGTGCACTGGTGGGCATGGGGACCAGAGGCGCTCGCCGAGGCCAAGCGAACCGGCAAGCCGATCCTGCTCTCGATCGGATACTCCGCCTGCCACTGGTGCCACGTGATGGCCCACGAGAGCTTCGAGGACGAGGTGACGGCACGCGTGATGAACGATCACTTCGTGAGCATCAAGGTCGACCGCGAGGAGCGCCCCGACATCGATGCCATCTACATGGGAGCCCTTCACCGCCTGGGGCAGCAGGGCGGCTGGCCGCTGACCATGTTCCTCGACAGCGAAGCGCGCCCGTTCTGGGGTGGCACGTATTTCCCGAAGGTCCCGACCTTCGGCCGGCCCTCCTTCGTCGACGTGCTGGAGCGTCTTTCGGATATCTATCGCAACGAGCCGGAGAAGGTGGCCGGCAATGCCGACGCGCTGATGAAGTCGCTCGCCGAACAATCCGACCGCGGCGCCGGCCCGCGCGTCACCGATCAGATCCTGCGCGAGGTGACGATGCGGCTCGCTCGCGCCGTCGATCCCGTCCACGGCGGCATCGCGGGCGCACCAAAATTTCCGCAGTGGAGCTTCTTCTGGCTGCTCTGGCGCGGCGCCATCCGTTACCGCCACGAGCCCGCGAAGGCTGCGGTGGTGAAGACGCTCGAGCGGATGACCATGGGCGGCATCTACGATCACCTCGGTGGAGGCTTCGCGCGCTACTCGGTGGACGAGCTGTGGCTCGTCCCTCACTTCGAGAAGATGCTCTATGACAACGCGCTGCTGATCGATCTCATGACAGAGGTCTGGCGTGAGACGCAAAGCCCGCTGCTCGCCGAGCGCATCGCCGAGACGGTCGACTGGATTGCCCGCGAGATGGTCGTCGAGGGCGGCGGCTTCGCGTCTGCGCTCGATGCCGATTCCGAAGGCGAGGAAGGCAAGTTCTACGTCTGGACGCCCGAGGAAATCGATGAGGTGCTCGGACCCGACGACGGTGCCGTCTTCAAGCAGGCCTATGACGTCACGCCCGAAGGCAACTTCGAGGGCCACACGATATTGAACCGCTTGCACGCCGAGGGGCTCGGCACGCCCGACGAAGAAGCGAGGCTCCGCAAGCTCCGCGCGAAGCTGCTGGCCGCCCGCAGCAAGCGGGTGCGCCCCGGCTGGGATGACAAGGTCCTGGCCGACTGGAACGGGTTGATGATCGCCGCGCTCGCCCGTGCAGGCGTCGTCTTAGATCGTTCACCTTGGGTGACGATGGCCCGGCAAGCCTTCACCTTCGTCACGGAAAAGATGACCGTCTCCGGTCGCCTCCTTCACTCGGTTCGCCACGGAGCCGGCCGTGCCCCCGCGACCGCCACCGATTACGCCAATATGATCTGGGCGGCGTTGCGCCTCTACCAGGCGACGGGCGAAACGGGCTACCTGGAGCAGGCTGTCCGCTGGGTCGAGATCCTGGATGAGCATTACTGGGCGAAGGATGTCGCCGGTTACTTCACCGCCGCCGATGACACCCGCGATGTGATCGTGCGCCTGCGTACCGCAACCGATGATGCCACCCCCTCCGCCAATGCGACCATGGTCAGCAACCTCGCCGCGATCGGAACCGTGACCGGAGAGCAGCGTTACTTTGAACGGGCTGGATCGATCCTCGAGGCCTTCTCATCTGACCTTGCGCAGAACCTGGGCGGCCACACCGGTCTTCTCGGCGCGGCGATTGATGTCTTGGCTCCGCAACTCGTAGTCCTGATCGAGGGCGAGGAAATGAGCGGTGAATCCCTGAATAAAGTGTTGAAGCAACTTTCAGTTCCGGGTGCCATCGAGCTTGGAACGAAAGGCTCAGTCGGAGACATAGGTCCGTCTGCCCTGCGGGGTAAGTCGGCAGACGCAGGGCGGGCAACCGCCTACCTGTGCTCGGGCCCGCAATGCTCCCTTCCGATCACAAGCAGAAACGCCCTGCGACAACTGATCATCGACCAACGGTCGATTGTTTAA
- the mnmE gene encoding tRNA uridine-5-carboxymethylaminomethyl(34) synthesis GTPase MnmE: MANDPEQTIFALASAQGRAGVAVVRVSGPGAGRVMDFMAGPRPQSRRAVGRFIRHPESGEKLDRGVVIWFPEPKSFTGEDVAELYLHGGRAVVQAVLGALSLVPGLRMAEPGEFARRAFESGKIDLAEVEGLADLIDAETEGQRRQALAQASGALSDLYDGWRASLVEALGLIEAGLDFSDEADIGAKTFADATAIVAVLHQAMINHLADGHRGEILRDGFRVALTGPPNAGKSSLLNAIARRDAAIVSEEAGTTRDVIEVRLDLGGLPVIVSDTAGFRETQGAIEREGMRRSLEVAKGADLVLWLAEAEAPQTAIPVELAPLADRTLLVLNKIDLLSNGNGAPALPDDMVPLSVKTGAGLDDLIKRLTVIARERIGHQGEPVLTQVRHRRLVEACRDSLATFLAGSRDEVELRAEDLRRAADALGRITGRVDVEDVLDHIFGRFCIGK; encoded by the coding sequence ATGGCCAACGATCCCGAGCAGACGATCTTTGCGCTGGCGAGTGCCCAGGGGCGCGCCGGCGTGGCCGTGGTGCGGGTTTCGGGTCCGGGGGCGGGGCGCGTCATGGATTTCATGGCGGGGCCGAGGCCGCAGTCGCGCCGCGCCGTAGGGCGTTTCATCCGCCATCCCGAGAGCGGCGAGAAGCTCGACCGGGGCGTGGTGATCTGGTTCCCGGAGCCCAAGAGCTTCACCGGCGAAGATGTGGCGGAGCTCTACCTGCACGGTGGGCGCGCCGTGGTGCAGGCCGTGCTCGGGGCGTTGAGCCTAGTGCCCGGGCTCAGGATGGCCGAGCCTGGGGAGTTCGCGCGGCGTGCGTTCGAATCCGGCAAGATCGATCTCGCGGAGGTGGAGGGGCTCGCCGATCTCATCGACGCCGAGACGGAAGGCCAGCGGCGCCAGGCGCTGGCGCAGGCCTCGGGTGCATTGTCGGATCTCTACGACGGCTGGCGCGCGAGCCTTGTCGAAGCGCTGGGATTGATCGAGGCGGGGCTCGATTTCTCGGATGAAGCCGACATCGGCGCCAAGACGTTCGCCGATGCGACCGCCATCGTCGCAGTCCTTCACCAGGCGATGATCAATCATCTCGCAGACGGTCACCGCGGCGAGATCCTGCGTGACGGTTTCCGCGTCGCGCTGACGGGGCCGCCCAACGCGGGCAAGTCGAGCCTGCTCAACGCTATCGCGCGGCGGGATGCGGCCATCGTCTCGGAGGAGGCGGGCACGACGCGCGACGTCATCGAGGTGCGTCTCGATCTCGGCGGGCTGCCGGTGATCGTCTCGGATACGGCAGGCTTTCGCGAGACACAGGGTGCCATCGAGCGCGAAGGCATGCGGCGCAGCCTCGAGGTGGCGAAGGGCGCGGATCTCGTGCTGTGGCTCGCGGAGGCAGAGGCGCCGCAGACGGCGATCCCGGTGGAGCTTGCGCCGCTCGCCGACCGGACGCTGCTGGTGCTCAACAAGATCGATCTTCTGTCGAACGGCAACGGAGCGCCGGCGCTTCCGGACGACATGGTGCCGCTCTCGGTGAAGACCGGTGCGGGTCTCGATGATCTCATCAAGCGGCTGACGGTGATCGCTCGCGAGCGCATCGGTCACCAAGGGGAGCCGGTGCTGACGCAGGTCCGTCACCGGCGCCTGGTGGAAGCGTGCCGCGACAGCCTGGCCACGTTTCTTGCCGGCTCGCGCGACGAGGTGGAGCTGCGGGCCGAGGATCTGCGGCGGGCGGCGGACGCGCTGGGGCGCATCACGGGCCGCGTGGACGTGGAGGATGTGCTCGATCACATCTTCGGTCGGTTCTGCATCGGGAAATAG
- a CDS encoding sterol desaturase family protein — protein sequence MTPETLRKIVRYGYFPFMFFGLNGAAYYVVVNDHSPLWIAAGIGFLLLTAIGTAFAAERILPWYDEWNDSHGDEHTNVVHAIVYELQNLNGVLTIPLMGWLFSGGMSAGIWPRDWPIWAQLIMAVVLADFALMFLHYLSHRFAFLWRLHAVHHGVSRLYGFNGLVRHPLHQIIDMVLGTAPLALAGMPVQVAILLGFAISVQLIIQHSNVAYALGPFRNHLSIGQIHHLHHVNWGKEGDCNFGLFLTIWDRLLGTFNPEPPRPITASDMGIDEVPQFPKGYVQQLVFPIHYRPGEGPPKNLTTAAAKARAIHDAAE from the coding sequence ATGACGCCTGAAACGCTGCGCAAGATTGTTCGCTACGGTTACTTCCCGTTCATGTTCTTCGGCCTGAACGGCGCTGCATACTACGTCGTAGTGAACGATCATTCGCCGCTTTGGATTGCGGCTGGCATTGGATTTCTTTTGCTGACCGCGATCGGAACCGCGTTCGCCGCGGAGCGCATCCTTCCCTGGTACGATGAGTGGAACGACTCGCACGGAGATGAGCACACCAACGTCGTGCACGCGATCGTCTACGAGCTGCAGAACCTCAACGGCGTTCTGACCATCCCGTTGATGGGCTGGCTGTTCTCGGGCGGCATGAGCGCCGGCATCTGGCCGCGCGACTGGCCGATCTGGGCGCAGCTGATCATGGCCGTCGTGCTTGCCGACTTCGCGCTGATGTTCCTGCACTACCTGAGCCATCGCTTCGCGTTCCTGTGGCGGCTGCATGCCGTGCATCACGGCGTGTCTCGCCTGTACGGCTTCAACGGGCTCGTGCGCCATCCGCTGCATCAGATCATCGACATGGTGCTCGGCACAGCGCCGCTCGCCCTCGCCGGCATGCCGGTTCAGGTCGCCATCCTGCTGGGCTTTGCCATCTCCGTGCAGTTGATCATCCAACACTCGAACGTCGCCTACGCATTGGGGCCGTTCCGCAATCACCTTTCGATCGGCCAGATCCACCACCTGCACCACGTCAACTGGGGCAAGGAAGGCGATTGCAACTTCGGTCTGTTCCTGACGATCTGGGATCGCCTGCTCGGGACGTTCAATCCGGAACCACCGCGGCCCATCACGGCGAGCGACATGGGCATCGACGAGGTGCCACAGTTCCCCAAGGGCTACGTGCAGCAGCTCGTATTCCCGATCCATTATCGGCCCGGCGAAGGCCCGCCTAAGAATCTGACGACGGCCGCCGCCAAAGCCCGCGCCATCCACGACGCCGCGGAATAG
- a CDS encoding peptidoglycan DD-metalloendopeptidase family protein, translating to MTSAAIPAIFPALVAARWAYTNLAAEAKADPAVATASPNPLNDPAYCQAWVEADARRKGVDFTYGGYMEPRDHLWRGHYHDPDKMRHTAVDYNVPAGTEVVAPAGGRVLRVVRDTSYGGWGGCVFVQLDNPYRGAGYYLMGHLAHARLPEPGDVLQRGSRVGFIGKPRENGVWFPHLHLQCFDQAIFDRYVPVLDDMDGYGPNDELENSHMPDPTDLGSGRHR from the coding sequence ATGACGTCGGCGGCGATACCAGCGATATTTCCAGCTCTCGTCGCCGCGCGGTGGGCGTATACGAACTTGGCCGCTGAGGCCAAGGCGGATCCTGCCGTTGCGACGGCCTCTCCCAATCCGCTCAACGATCCTGCTTACTGCCAAGCTTGGGTGGAAGCGGATGCGCGTCGCAAGGGCGTCGACTTCACGTACGGTGGATACATGGAACCGCGTGATCACCTATGGCGCGGGCATTATCACGACCCCGATAAGATGCGGCACACCGCAGTCGACTACAACGTTCCGGCCGGCACCGAGGTGGTGGCTCCAGCTGGCGGAAGGGTTCTGCGCGTGGTGCGCGATACCTCTTACGGAGGTTGGGGCGGATGCGTGTTCGTGCAGCTCGACAATCCCTATCGAGGCGCGGGCTACTACCTCATGGGCCACCTCGCGCACGCACGACTTCCGGAACCTGGCGACGTACTCCAGCGTGGAAGCCGGGTCGGGTTTATCGGCAAGCCGCGCGAGAACGGCGTCTGGTTTCCCCACCTTCACCTGCAATGCTTCGACCAAGCAATCTTCGACCGTTATGTGCCGGTCCTCGACGACATGGATGGATATGGTCCAAATGACGAGCTCGAAAATTCACATATGCCCGATCCCACGGATTTAGGGAGCGGGCGGCATCGCTGA